A section of the Macadamia integrifolia cultivar HAES 741 chromosome 9, SCU_Mint_v3, whole genome shotgun sequence genome encodes:
- the LOC122088051 gene encoding uncharacterized protein LOC122088051: MEFFKALSEVAPLNEQCFDIPDIQRCPFLRNISESTSFSFSSSSFPFPRRRAKGPIFEDGPNFDMAFRLFHGKEGVVPLSGRSYSHSKNMEMDPELAPQFNPLAAKAATISLSAFGPGGPFSFDFFSEKWKNQKRKSKSSDKGKPASEAQGSDSKHESLGNEWLETGNCPIAKSYRAVSRVLPIVAKALQPPPGMKYGCPPAVVAARAALARTALAKTLRPQALPTKILVIGVLGMAANVPLGIWREHTRKFSPSWFVAVHAAVPFIAMLRKSILMPKTAMAFTVAASVLGQVIGSRAERIRLKKIAERKELEAGAETKGAICEPSPGEVGELTAGRCGGKKIISDPLLFKPAGISPANVCF; encoded by the exons ATGGAGTTCTTTAAAGCTTTAAGTGAAGTGGCACCATTGAATGAGCAATGCTTTGATATTCCTGATATTCAGAGATGCCCATTCCTGCGAAACATTAGTGAATCTACAAGTTTTTCCTTCTCCTCATCGAGTTTCCCCTTTCCT AGACGGAGAGCCAAAGGTCCAATTTTTGAAGATGGTCCTAACTTTGATATGGCATTTAGGCTTTTTCATGGGAAAGAAGGTGTAGTCCCACTCTCTGGGAGGTCATATTCTCATTCCAAGAATATGGAGATGGATCCTGAGCTTGCACCCCAGTTTAATCCCTTAGCAGCCAAAGCAGCGACTATCAGTCTCTCAGCATTTGGGCCTGGAGGGCCATTCAGCTTTGATTTCTTTTCTGAGAAATGGAAGAACCAGAAAAGGAAATCCAAATCATCCGACAAGGGGAAACCTGCTTCGGAAGCACAG GGCAGTGACTCAAAGCATGAATCACTGGGCAATGAATGGCTCGAGACTGGAAACTGCCCAATTGCCAAGTCTTACAGAGCTGTGAGCCGTGTTCTACCAATTGTTGCAAAAGCTCTTCAACCTCCTCCAGGCATGAAATATGGGTGCCCACCTGCAGTGGTTGCAGCCCGAGCTGCCTTGGCGCGTACAGCTCTTGCAAAGACCCTCCGTCCCCAGGCTTTACCAACAAAGATACTTGTGATTGGTGTATTGGGCATGGCAGCGAATGTACCACTTGGTATATGGAGGGAACACACCCGTAAATTCTCGCCGTCATGGTTTGTGGCAGTGCATGCGGCTGTGCCATTCATAGCCATGCTTAGGAAGTCCATTCTAATGCCCAAGACAGCCATGGCTTTTACTGTTGCAGCCTCGGTCCTAGGTCAGGTTATAGGTTCTAGAGCTGAACGAATCCGCCTGAAGAAAATAGCTGAGAGGAAAGAGTTGGAAGCAGGAGCAGAAACTAAAGGTGCCATTTGTGAGCCTAGTCCAGGTGAGGTAGGTGAGCTCACTGCTGGACGTTGTGGTGGGAAGAAAATTATATCGGACCCTCTTCTATTTAAGCCAGCTGGTATTTCCCCAGCTAatgtttgtttttaa